In the genome of Leishmania panamensis strain MHOM/PA/94/PSC-1 chromosome 17 sequence, one region contains:
- a CDS encoding ubiquitin hydrolase, putative (TriTrypDB/GeneDB-style sysID: LpmP.17.1060) codes for MSHGRRMLEAQAQKERTSGTHEDGRLNDGHLRNGSRSLNDDGTPVRLPRGSAGASSGDRRQDGGHDDDAALVSPPPRPNVRLGLHHAGDGSSSTTSVATAVGRARGGSIAETTNHQPRIRDLGPSAAPLSYTPLAVPRRLQPSDVAEGMHVSAARHIDVDAEEGEADDNTRRTNNTLAEAAPRGSRRRRGGGTRDDSLADGDSAQRRLSCEPCNRSRSRTGGSGHSAPSSLRYPASRVNVVAVTTTPSVAPCDLSSPPSRSRTESRSPPLMTAAQRASASPSHQPRAAPLPVPITATLARASKGEIGADSTLETGPEASVAHASRQPLPLRPEPSPWGGGGAGFTTTATATVPPPPLQRLMPPASPPLRAGVSPRTLPLHPTRADASCASMLISRATSASTATTTVVTTPSSQVQLPPPVGSQVSPYELQQHQSHPILPTPLSTSVTGVPSRSMLQHSVGDLTGEAVEEDHIASERESQNVLRSSSPLSQKSEPAMVTAGPEWKSAPPSPLPTVTEPLACPRLLLLPEATAPYDEMGIPSLRNRVDRCIYPFMRDFSGFHNTGNDCYGCSLLTMLLRSAVFRRALLVSPLVCAVRHYEALLTGKAERRVLWTSGYVDSAAETKTKKTAVRKRARAAGRSAEDGDDGQTEEASVAVVCDLPDTTPMEPVEKLAHSQYVWCPTADVQKTLDILGTFSLDELEDVLEVDLTTQRVPLTLHGALAALARAQRWREHLTAIVNTPHTQAAERQRLLETKIYHDNDHDFNGQVYTYGIRLTAVANLFDGDFFLGDQEDAHELFVSIMAKLETEAVRFQQQCDKILERRSSTNPNGEHNMENEVDEKLESGAKETNDANAASFAEQRLQHVAHVPFVSFVSPSDVLTAASSPVQRRPSVSTAAAAVWINTLVQTRLLNIIRCRTTGCHHEIVTDEVCVNLSVHIPEESPALPPSAPPSLPPSCFPALPPPLLTTSIFPSRSTAAAATAAAPQSAVDGGGGRCRSIAHLLHDSMAYEALNDYRCDGCGSRTSQFQGGCFYTRPPSLLVLQLKRFATQFVNGTVIIQKNGRRVAVEDTLVIHALPSAAESLVWQRRWERQHHLSPGCVVHTEMARAGEDAKVEHRASPATTSPCEDGTCCSYYDPDRKCFSDAMQKACYASEGHESAGQDSLKYYTHHGTDDDLPRTTASAAPSSSLVWAIRCVYSLRSCVLHLGQSLHYGHYVSDFAVDGEEDGSDGETARERCTAEEEAGLEAHSQTPLNFRTAGRRRWRRANDERVEVLSEEVAQARRTGCSDAYLLLYEKVAEERVRCSAEMVLPTPIYRSSDESKARDEAGELSQLQATKL; via the coding sequence ATGAGTCATGGTCGGCGCATGctcgaggcgcaggcgcagaagGAGCGCACGTCTGGCACTCATGAAGATGGACGGCTGAATGACGGGCACCTGCGCAACGGCAGTCGCTCTTTGAACGACGACGGAACCCCTGTGCGGCTCCCACGCGGCAGTGCAGGCGCAAGCAGTGGTGACCGTAGGCAGGATGGCGgacacgacgacgacgccgccctcgtctctccacctcctcgcccaaACGTGCGGCTTGGACTCCACCACGCTGGTGACGGCAGCAGTAGTACCACTAGCGTTGCTACTGCAGTGGGCCGTGCGCGCGGGGGTAGCATCGCCGAAACTACCAACCACCAACCCCGAATCCGTGACCTCgggccttctgctgctccactCTCCTACACTCCTCTGGCCGTGCCGCGTCGACTGCAGCCTTCGGACGTGGCAGAGGGGATGCACGTCAGCGCCGCTCGGCACATAGACGTggatgcggaggagggggaggctgATGACAACACCCGGAGGACGAACAACACTCTCGCTGAGGCGGCGCCGAGAGGCTcgcgaaggcggaggggaggaggcacccGAGATGATTCTCTTGCCGATGGTGATTCTGCACAACGCCGCCTGTCTTGTGAGCCCTGcaaccgcagccgcagccgcacggGGGGGAGCGGCCACTCCGCCCCGAGCAGCTTGCGCTATCCGGCGTCACGCGTGAACGTTGTGGCTGTCACTACGACACCTTCCGTGGCCCCGTGCGACTTGTCAAGTCCTCCCAGCCGAAGCCGCACGGAAAGccgctcgccgccgctgatgacggcagcgcagagggCATCAGCTTCCCCATCTCATCAGCCGCGCGCGGCGCCTCTGCCGGTACCAATCACTGCCACCCTTGCTCGGGCGAGCAAGGGCGAGATTGGTGCAGACTCTACGCTAGAAACAGGCCCAGAAGCCTCTGTCGCCCATGCTTCTCgccagccgctgccactgcgacCGGAGCCATCGCcgtggggtggtggtggcgcagggttcacgacgacggcgacggcaacggtgccgcctccaccgttACAGAGACTCATGCCACCGGCGTCTCCTCCGTTACGGGCTGGGGTGTCACCTCGAACACTTCCGCTTCACCCTACCAGGGCGGATGCCAGCTGTGCGTCGATGTTGATTTCCCGTGCAACtagcgccagcaccgccaccacaacgGTGGTCACGACTCCATCCTCACAGGTGCAGCTTCCGCCGCCGGTCGGCTCGCAAGTGTCACCCTATGAACTGCAACAGCATCAGTCGCACCCGATTCTGCCAACGCCGTTATCCACGAGTGTTACAGGCGTGCCATCTCGCTCGATGCTACAGCACAGCGTTGGCGATCTCACTGGAGAAGCAGTTGAGGAGGATCACATCGCATCCGAGAGAGAGTCGCAGAATGTtctccgctcctcctcacccctttCTCAGAAAAGTGAACCTGCAATGGTGACGGCTGGGCCTGAGTGGAagtcagcaccgccgtcgcctctGCCGACAGTCACTGAGCCACTAGCCTGTCCACgactgttgctgttgccagaggcgacggcgccgtaCGACGAAATGGGTATCCCCTCATTGAGGAACAGGGTGGACCGCTGCATCTACCCCTTTATGCGCGACTTCAGTGGCTTCCACAACACTGGGAACGATTGCTACGGTTGCAGCTTGCTGACCATGCTCCTGCGCAGTGCTGTGTTCCGTCGCGCGTTGCTCGTCTCACCGCTCGTGTGCGCGGTGCGACACTACGAGGCGCTCCTGACGGGTAAAGCAGAGCGACGCGTGCTGTGGACGAGCGGGTACGTCGACTCTGCGGCGGAGacgaagacgaagaagacgGCAGTGCGGAAACGCGCGCGAGCTGCTGGACGGTCTGCTGAAGATGGTGATGATGGGCAGACAGAGGAGGCCTCAGTTGCTGTCGTCTGCGACTTGCCAGACACCACTCCCATGGAGCCTGTGGAAAAGCTGGCGCACTCGCAGTATGTGTGGTGTCCCACTGCTGATGTTCAGAAAACTCTCGACATTCTCGGCACCTTCTCCCTGGACGAGCTGGAGGACGTGTTAGAGGTGGATCTGACGACTCAGCGCGTCCCTCTCACGTTGCATGGTGCACTTGCCGCACTTGCACgggcgcagcgctggcgcgaGCATCTGACAGCGATCGTGAACAcgccgcacacgcaggcggcagagcggcagcgtcttCTGGAGACGAAGATCTACCATGACAACGATCATGACTTTAATGGCCAGGTATACACGTACGGGATTCGACTCACCGCTGTGGCCAACCTGTTTGATGGCGATTTCTTCCTTGGCGATCAGGAAGACGCGCACGAGCTATTCGTGTCGATCATGGCGAAGCTggagacggaggcggtgagatttcagcagcagtgcgacaAAATTCTGGAGCGCCGTTCCTCGACCAACCCAAACGGGGAACACAACATGGAGAACGAAGTGGACGAGAAGCTGGAGTCGGGGGCCAAGGAAACCAACGACGCAAATGCGGCGAGCTTCGCggagcagcgactgcagcacgtGGCTCACGTACCCTTCGTCTCTTTCGTGAGCCCATCTGACGTTCTGACTGCTGCTAGCTCTCCGGTACAGCGTCGCCCGTCTGTCTccacggccgcggcggcagtgtgGATCAACACGCTCGTGCAGACGCGACTCCTCAACATTATTCGATGCCGCACCACTGGGTGCCACCACGAGATCGTCACCGATGAGGTATGCGTGAACCTCTCCGTGCACATCCCAGAGGAGTCCCCGGCATTGCCGCCAtcagcgccgccttcgctgccaccgtcgTGCTTCCCCGCGCTGCCACCCCCGCTCTTGACCACGTCCATCTTCCCCTCACGctcgactgcggcggcggcgaccgcgGCAGCCCCGCAGTCAGCTGTTGATGGAGGGGGTGGTCGATGCCGCTCCATCGCGCATCTCTTGCACGACTCCATGGCGTATGAGGCGCTGAATGATTACCGGTGCGATGGTTGCGGGTCGCGGACCTCGCAGTTCCAAGGCGGGTGTTTCTACACACGcccgccatcgctgctggtgctgcaacTGAAGCGATTTGCAACGCAGTTTGTGAACGGCACGGTCATCATCCAGAAGAATGGCCGCCGCGTTGCGGTGGAGGACACACTGGTGATTCACGCGTTACCCAGTGCAGCGGAGTCGCTTGTGTGGCAGCGTCGATGGGAGCGGCAACACCACCTCAGTCCAGGCTGTGTGGTGCACACAGAGATGGCTAGGGCAGGGGAGGACGCGAAGGTGGAGCACCGTGCTTCGCCTGCGACGACGTCTCCATGTGAGGACGGAACGTGCTGCTCCTACTACGACCCAGACAGGAAATGCTTCTCTGACGCCATGCAGAAGGCGTGCTACGCGAGTGAGGGCCATGAATCAGCAGGGCAGGACAGCTTGAAGTATTACACGCACCACGGCACGGACGATGACCTGCCTAGGACCACGgcctctgcagctccttcctCATCTCTTGTGTGGGCCATTCGGTGCGTTTACTCCCTACGGAGCTGCGTCCTGCACCTTGGCCAAAGCCTCCACTACGGGCATTACGTATCAGACTTTGCCGttgacggcgaggaggatggcTCGGACGGGGAGACTGCTAGGGAGCGCTGCACCGCGGAGGAAGAAGCGGGTTTAGAGGCCCACTCACAAACGCCACTTAATTTTCGCACTGCCggacggcgacgctggcgccgcGCGAACGACGAGCGGGTAGAGGTgctcagcgaggaggtggcgcaggccCGACGTACCGGCTGCTCTGACGCATACCTTCTTCTCTATGAGAAGGTTGCAGAGGAACGGGTGCGATGCTCTGCCGAGATGGTGCTCCCGACGCCTATCTACCGCAGCTCTGATGAAAGCAAGGCGCGAGACGAAGCGGGTGAATTGTCGCAACTGCAGGCGACGAAGCTATAG
- a CDS encoding 3-oxo-5-alpha-steroid 4-dehydrogenase-like protein (TriTrypDB/GeneDB-style sysID: LpmP.17.1070), with amino-acid sequence MPTAMRTAIIAVVHLALTWVLLGYIADSAMPFYVYCAGGNGTAAAVSGTCVFAAATHDWGQWPLFLRPSQEAYMAQLAQHQCAMSASDAATLNSRVMRRSSVFHLTLAIITYVLLRFVVTAPYGRHAEGLGLRLTLPSRLSWMLQESPAILQVLYHVLLEYPRVMGHGFSLSSKWSLSSSTPGWIVAGVAGRDSSVDTCQSYWGCVWTAFTQQHLGLLLFSIHYVHRSWCYPLSIPASAHGVPLVVTWMATLYCLFNGRLQVLASAGAAVAACPTGTATWSSACAPAYTPSMSFVRCWRKRHELQSSFSASSVGAAAAHIAWWFLLFLYTVGVFGGSALFFAGQRINMQADYYLIALRRRGEDNISDDRSKPVGQSAASLDGDVLVSSSSGVSRAAQQRSRGGGYRIPVSGWFDCVSCANFFGELVEWTGYVIVVSATSAASNGSCRSVATALEDELLRPLSSSSWWSLMNPMMWLRLVMRVFCSGAESHPAALAAFSFLVYVFSNLAPRAVAHHAWYAKTFGDRYTRLGRKALLPGVY; translated from the coding sequence ATGCCCACTGCTATGCGCACCGCCATCATCGCTGTCGTGCACCTTGCGCTCACGTGGGTGCTGCTGGGCTACATTGCAGATTCAGCCATGCCCTTCTACGTGTACTGCGCGGGGGGCAatggcactgccgctgcagtcAGTGGCACCTGTGTTTTCGCAGCTGCAACGCACGACTGGGGCCAGTGGCCACTTTTCCTCAGGCCGAGCCAGGAGGCGTACATGGCGCAGCTCGCTCAGCATCAGTGCGCCATGTCGGCTTCCGATGCTGCCACTCTCAATAGTCGcgtgatgcggcgcagcagcgtgttcCACCTCACGCTCGCCATCATCACGTACGTATTGCTGAGGTTCGTCGTTACGGCCCCGTATGGCCGCCATGCCGAGGGGCTCGGCCTTCGTCTTACTCTCCCCTCGCGCCTCAGCTGGATGCTGCAGGAGAGTCCGGCTATTTTGCAGGTCCTCTACCACGTTCTGCTGGAGTATCCGCGCGTCATGGGGCACGGCTTTTCACTGTCATCAAAGTGGTcgttgtcctcctccacccctgGCTGGATTGTTGCTGGGGTAGCTGGCAGGGATTCCTCGGTGGACACCTGTCAGTCCTACTGGGGCTGTGTGTGGACGGCcttcacgcagcagcaccttgggcttcttctcttttcgatCCACTACGTCCACCGCAGCTGGTGCTATCCGCTGTCGATCCCGGCCAGCGCGCATGGTGTGCCGCTCGTTGTTACGTGGATGGCAACCCTGTACTGCCTCTTCAATGGTCGTCTACAGGTGCTGGCGAGCGCAGGCGCGGCCGTCGCGGCCTGTCCAACTGGCACTGCAACGTGGTCGTCGGCCTGCGCTCCCGCGTACACGCCATCGATGAGCTTTGTGCGGTGTTGGCGCAAGCGCCATGAGCTGCAGTCATCTTTCAGTGCCTCCTCtgtgggagctgctgctgctcacatTGCCTGGTGGTTTCTCTTGTTCCTCTACACTGTTGGCGTCTTTGGTGGCTCGGCACTGTTCTTCGCTGGACAGAGAATCAACATGCAGGCAGACTACTACTTGATCGCTCTGCGTCGCCGTGGCGAAGACAACATCAGCGACGACCGCAGCAAGCCTGTGGGGCAAAGTGCGGCCAGTCTGGACGGAGATGTATTGGTATCGTCATCGTCTGGGGTGTCTCGtgccgctcagcagcgcagcagaggtggcggctaTCGCATCCCTGTCAGCGGCTGGTTCGACTGCGTCAGCTGCGCGAACTTCTTTGGCGAGCTTGTCGAGTGGACAGGCTACGTCATCGTCGTTTCGGCGACGTCTGCCGCTAGCAATGGCAGCTGTCGCTCCGTTGCGACTGCCCTCGAGGATGAACTGCTGCGGCcgctctcgtcgtcgtcttggTGGTCACTCATGAACCCAATGATGTGGTTGCGTCTCGTTATGCGAGTATTCTGCAGCGGGGCGGAGTCGCACCCGGCAGCGTTGGCGGCGTTCAGCTTCCTCGTGTACGTCTTCAGCAACTTAGCCCCGCGTGCGGTGGCGCATCATGCCTGGTACGCCAAGACGTTCGGCGATCGCTACACGAGGCTCGGCCGCAAGGCGCTTCTACCAGGGGTGTACTAG
- a CDS encoding hypothetical protein (TriTrypDB/GeneDB-style sysID: LpmP.17.1050), translated as MLLSATHQLRALRAKQHATRAVVEEHMAAYETARYAYEAAERQEAELRVMLHTAEARTAQLLRDFYDAEAELHNAATDLSHIQSLCHSLESRIAEHVRCQRSAVLLLVQPSSSTVPSSSPRLCQIDPYSLLHTPTGAAFTYDLVELSTCTVAGQAAGMYSDNEDNDASEPEGRSGTADAEAERNNDKGDDVVAEANALPTFPSSTSLLTDAIQDVLHGYHYTLFCTSADGCCLCCHNGNPTNKACAATAPSISGVSAMTCRQLHKDRPTCQPANLCLRLLQLLQREAVRSGARALRITVAAGCVGGGEAAYIQRVGVTTTTAPASATARAAALCGWTDLLLPVAARHQQLTVTMEAVPSDEREEAGRLSMAADVESVQARSDSSVRASSWLDVTTHYDRSRVLLQSTPSAAVANETPLITQVPTLEGVPVGSIEEAAFWLQEAGLLATSDTSKDPKDAATLGSSTATSTSHVDAQATTFASAVVVLLIGVDSKDAAGKLHSSLLRIVGDAHFDPGGFANATSLRKRGSRGGKSDAPVCCSPSSLALYMSHAMGAIARTAAAKTPDAPGAELSIAPVNGERGSAASRCPAEMLLLQRAEVAPLAACEIRAVAHRISLHCPAEVRAIAAVTHGHAFPPLQLDAVWSLWAALLRPVFGGNSKALWLHCTSCGDCGGGHRDRSDGTSSHDPAEGVSTPDDPRTWPVPRDDTAALRLCALFCRLVRHDAVASKISPDLARLARVRP; from the coding sequence ATGCTGTTGTCTGCGACTCATCAACTGCGCGCCCTGCGCGCCAAGCAGCACGCGACACGTGCGGTCGTCGAGGAGCACATGGCGGCCTACGAGACCGCCCGGTACGCGTATGAAGCCGCAGAGCGTCAGGAGGCGGAGTTACGAGTGATGTTGCACACCGCGGAGGCACGCACGGCCCAGCTACTCCGAGACTTTTACGATGCGGAGGCTGAATTGCACAACGCAGCGACCGATCTCAGTCACATACAGTCTCTCTGTCATTCTCTTGAGAGCCGCATCGCAGAGCATGTCAGGTGTCAGCGCTCCGCCGTGCTTCTGCTGGTACAGCCATCTTCGTCCACGGTAccatcatcatcgccgcGGCTGTGCCAGATAGATCCGTACAGTCTCTTGCACACGCCCACGGGTGCGGCCTTTACGTATGACCTTGTCGAACTCAGCACCTGTACGGTGGCGGGCCAGGCAGCGGGGATGTACAGCGATAATGAGGACAATGATGCTAGTGAGCCAGAGGGCAGGAGCGGCACCGCGGACGCGGAGGCTGAGAGGAACAACGATAAAGGCGATGATGTTGTTGCAGAGGCAAACGCGCTTCCAACCTTCCCAAGCAGCACGTCTCTCTTAACCGATGCCATCCAGGACGTGCTTCACGGTTACCACTATACGCTCTTCTGCACGTCTGCAGAtggctgctgcctctgctgccacaACGGCAATCCAACCAACAAAGCTTGTGCAGCCACTGCACCGTCAATCAGCGGTGTGTCAGCCATGACATGCAGGCAACTTCACAAGGATCGGCCGACGTGCCAGCCGGCGAACTTATGTCTgcgccttcttcagctccttcagcgAGAAGCCGTGCGCAGTGGTGCTCGCGCGCTCCGCATCACTGTCGCAGCCGGCTGCGTTGGTGGAGGGGAAGCGGCATACATCCAGAGAGTAGGAGTCACGACAACGACAGCGCCGGCCTCAGCAAcagctcgtgcagctgctttgTGTGGCTGGACGGATCTGCTTCTCCCGGTAGCCGCACGGCACCAGCAGTTGACTGTCACCATGGAAGCTGTACCATCCGACgagcgagaggaggcagGACGGCTATCCATGGCGGCCGACGTGGAGAGTGTGCAGGCAaggagcgacagcagcgttAGAGCCAGTTCATGGCTCGACGTCACCACACATTACGATCGCAGCCGTGTATTACTGCAGTCGACGCCTTCTGCGGCTGTGGCCAACGAAACCCCACTGATAACGCAGGTGCCCACTCTTGAAGGAGTGCCTGTGGGCTCCATCGAGGAGGCAGCTTTCTGGCTGCAGGAGGCTGGCCTTCTCGCCACATCGGACACCTCGAAGGACCCCAAAGATGCGGCAACGCTGGGATCCTCTACCGCGACTTCAACTAGTCATGTCGATGCGCAGGCGACGACGTTCGCTTCCGCTGTGGTGGTTCTCCTCATAGGCGTGGACAGCAAGGACGCAGCAGGCAAACTGCACTCGAGTCTCTTGCGCATCGTCGGCGATGCTCACTTCGATCCGGGAGGTTTTGCAAACGCCACATCGCTGCggaagaggggcagcagaggtgggAAGAGTGATGCACCcgtgtgctgctctccctcgtcgCTTGCGCTGTACATGTCCCATGCCATGGGGGCCATcgcacgcacagctgccgcaAAGACACCGGATGCGCCGGGCGCCGAGCTCTCTATCGCACCCGTGAACGGCGAGCGGGGTAGTGCAGCTTCGAGATGTCCTGCTGAGATGctactgctgcagcgagcaGAGGTGGCTCCTCTCGCTGCCTGTGAGATACGCGCTGTCGCTCACCGCATTTCTTTGCACTGCCCAGCCGAGGTACGCGCCATCGCAGCCGTAACCCATGGACACGCCTTCCCGCCTCTTCAACTCGATGCGGTTTGGTCGCTctgggcggcgctgttgcgaCCTGTATTTGGGGGCAACAGCAAAGCTTTGTGGCTGCATTGCACGAGCTGTGGTGACTGTGGCGGTGGTCACAGAGACAGAAGCGACGGGACAAGCTCCCATGACCCTGCAGAGGGTGTCTCTACCCCCGACGACCCTCGTACTTGGCCCGTCCCACGCGACGATACAGCAGCGCTTCGACTCTGCGCGCTTTTCTGCCGACTGGTGCGCCATGACGCGGTCGCCTCCAAAATATCACCAGACCTGGCGCGTCTTGCGCGCGTCCGCCCGTGA